GGGCATCGGCCGGGGGGGCGATGCATATGCAAACAGCCGCCTTGTCGACCTTTGCGATAATTTTGAACCCCATCTCCTCATTCTTTTTCATGCCGACAGAATATCCAACGACACGGTGCGCAAGATACGCAGCAGAATTCCGGGGCTAAGCGTTTCTGTCGTCAATCTCGATCCGATTTTCCTCCCCGAGAACCCGCCGCGCATCAAGCGGTTCGCCGAGGTTGCGGATACGACCTTCATCACGACCGCCGGAGAGAGGCTGAAGGAATTTGCGACCTCCACGCATGGCGTGGCGTTCATTCCCAACCCTGCCGATCCTTCCATAGAGACGCTGAAGGGATTTGCGCGCGAGGATCAGCCGTTCGATTTTCTGTGCACGATAGGCACAGAGCGGACGACGCCCTGGCGCGGCCAGATGATGCGGGACATAGAGGCGCGGGTTCCCGAAGCGCGATATTCGTTCCATGGTCTCGAAGGCAGGCCCTATCTGCAGGGCCGCGATTATCTGGAGGCGCTTTCATCCGCGAAGATGGGGCTGAACATCAACCGGGCCGACGATCATTATCTCTATTCGTCCGATCGCTTTGCGCAATATGCCGGAAATGGACTTCTCGTCTTCGTGGCGCGGTCGACAGGCTATGACGAAATTTTCTCCGATGAAGAATTCGTCTTTTTTCGCGATCTGGACGAGTTGGCGGACAAGCTGCGTTACTTTCTGAAAAACGATGGGGAGCGGCAGCGCATCGCCCGCAATGGGTATGAGCGTTACCACGCTTTTTTCAGCGAGCGGCTGGTGGCGCGCTACATAGAGGATGTGGCGATGAGGCGCCCGCTTTCGGAAGAT
Above is a window of Parvibaculum lavamentivorans DS-1 DNA encoding:
- a CDS encoding glycosyltransferase family protein; the protein is MRIVIAGNYNEKRAGANYYATVRKLTNGFIRNGHHVMPFSDRDVAREVHRWGIGRGGDAYANSRLVDLCDNFEPHLLILFHADRISNDTVRKIRSRIPGLSVSVVNLDPIFLPENPPRIKRFAEVADTTFITTAGERLKEFATSTHGVAFIPNPADPSIETLKGFAREDQPFDFLCTIGTERTTPWRGQMMRDIEARVPEARYSFHGLEGRPYLQGRDYLEALSSAKMGLNINRADDHYLYSSDRFAQYAGNGLLVFVARSTGYDEIFSDEEFVFFRDLDELADKLRYFLKNDGERQRIARNGYERYHAFFSERLVARYIEDVAMRRPLSEDYAWPTEVHR